The Haloferax sp. Atlit-12N region CAGTCGGACGGTGACTACCTCCGACCGGCATACGACGACTGGTGTTTCTCGCGGATTCCGGGGACCGTCGCCGACCTGCTCGGCGCGGATGTCGGGCCCCGACTCCCCGCGTCGGCGACCGAGGGCTACGACGACGTGTCGCAGGTTGTCGTCTTTCTCGTCGACGGCTTCGGCCTCGCCCAGTGGGACGGCGAGCGCGACCGAATCTCCTTCCTCCGCGAGTTCGAGCGCGCGGGTCGCGTCACGCCGCTCACCTCCGTCTTCCCCTCTGAGACGGCCGCCGCGATGAACACGTTCCACTCGGGGGCGTTGCCGTCGGAGCACGGCGTCGTCGGCTGGAACGTCTACGACCCCGACGCCGACGAGATGTTCGAGGCGTTGCCCTTCCTCCGGAAGGACGGCACCGAACCGGAGCGACTCGACCACGCCGACGTAGCCGACTGCGAGAGCGTCTACCCCGAGCTCGCCGACGCGGGCGTCGAGGCGCACCACGTGACGCCGTTCCCGTCCGAGGAGACGGTCCCGCACACCTACGACCCGGAAGACCTCTCGACGTTCTCGGACGCCTTCGACGAGGCGGCCGAGTCGGCCGTGGACCCGTCGTACGTCTTCGCGTACCTCCCGCAGACCGACGCCGTGGCTCACGGCGAGGGCGTCGACTCCGAGGCGTACCGCGAGACGGCCGCCGAGACCTTCGCCCGCGTGGAAGACGCGATAGCGACGCTCGCCGAAACGACCGGCGACGAAGACGCGGGCGAGACGCTCGTCTGCGTCACCGCCGACCACGGCCTCGTCGACACCGACCCCGAGCGCAACCCCGACCTCTCGGAACCGCCGTTCGACCTCGTCTCGGACCTGCGGACGCTCACGGACGGGACGCCGATTCGGTTCTCGGGAAGCCCGCGGAACGTCCACCTCCACCTGCGGGACGACCGAATCGACCCCGTCTACGACCTGCTCACGGCCGAGTTGGACGCGCGTGTGTTCCGGAAGCGCGAGGTGTTAGAGCGGGGACTGTTCGGTCCCGACCCCTCGCCGACGTTCGAGCGACGCCTCGGCGACCTCGTGGTCGTCCACCGAGACCTCGGCGTCTGGTACGGCGACGAGGAACCGGGGAACCTCGGTTTCGTCGCCATGCACGGCGGTCTCCACCCCGACGAGATGCTGATTCCGTTCGCGACGGCGACGCTGGACTCACTCCGCTGAGTCAGGGTCGGGGCCGCGACCCGTCACGCCGGTCTCCTTCACGACGGCGTCGACCCACCAGAGTTTGAGGGCCATCACGCCGAGCGTGCCGAGGAGCGTGCCGACCGGCCTGCGCCGTATGGCCGAGGCGACGGCGTAGAGCGTGACCGGGACGTTGAGCAGGTTGAGCACGTTCGGGTAGTCGAGCCCCATCGTCCCGCGCTCGGCGTCGAGCCACTCGCGCTCGGCGAGGACGATTCGGCTAAGGTAGTTGTCCGTGCGCGCGGGGCGCGGGAACAACACCGGGTTGACCGCGGTGAACGCGAAGGCAGCGAGAAAGAGCCGGCGGTCCCGTCGGTAGAGGGCGTACATCAACACCGGGTAGACGAGGATGCGCGTGCCGACGCTCCACGGGTTGGCGTGGCGCTCCCAGAAGGTCGCTTCGAGGCGGTCGCGGAGTCCGGAAGCGGAAGGAGACGCGGCGTCGGGGTCGGGACCGGAATTGGAGGCGTTGGGGTCGGAGGAAGGCGGCGATTCCATACGGCGGATTCGTCGGCATCGACTATGAACGTGCGGTCGCAGAACCCCCGCCCACGATTGCACCTTTCTACAAACACTAAATGGGCGGCCACCCGAGGGGCGGGTAATGAATGGCAACGAATTCGGTCGTCTCTTTCAGATGACCACCTACGGCGAGAGCCACGGCGACGCGATGGGCGTCACGGTGTCCGGCTGTCCCGCCGGCGTGGAGCTGTCGGTCGAAGACGTACAGCACGAACTGGACCGGCGGAAGCCGGGCCAGTCGATGATTACGACGAGCCGCGGCGAACCGGACGCCGTCGTCGTCAACTCCGGCGTGCAGGACGGCTACACGACGGGCACGCCCATCGGGATGGTCGTCCAGAACAAGGACGCCCGCTCGGGCAAGTACGAGCCCTACGTGACCGCGCCGCGGCCCTCCCACGGCGACTTCACGTACTCGGCGAAGTTCGGCACGCGCAACTGGGGCGGCGGCGGGCGCTCGTCCGCGCGCGAGACGGTGAACTGGGTCGCCGCCGGCGCGGTGGCGAAGCAGGTCATCGAGCAGAGCGACTACGACATCGAAATCAAGGCGCACGTGAACCAAATCGGCGACGTGGAAGCGCCGGAGGTCTCCTTCGACGACCTGCGCGAGCACACGGAGGAAAACGACGTGCGGTGTGCGCACCCCGAGACGGCGGCGGAGATGCAGGAGCTCATCGAGGAGTACCAGAAGGAAGGTGACTCCATCGGCGGCTCGATTTACTTCGAGGCGCAGGGCGTCCCGCGCGGCCTCGGCGCGCCGCGGTTCGACTCTTTCTCGGCGCGGCTCGGACAGGCGCTCATGTCGGTGCCGGCGGCGACGGCCTTCGAGTTCGGCCTCGGCCGCGCGGCCCGCGAGTGGACTGGCCACGACCGCAACGAGAACTGGGAGTTCGACGAGGAGGGCGACCCCCGCCCGGTCGGCAACAAACACGGTGGCATCCAGGGCGGCATCACGACCGGCGAACCGGTGTACGGCGAACTGACGCTCCACGCGCCCACGTCCATCCCGAAGAAACAGCGGACCGTCGACTGGGAGACCGGCGAGGAAAAGGAGATTCAGGTCGTCGGCCGGCACGACCCCGTGCTCCCACCCCGCGGCGTCCCGGTCGTCGAGGCGATGCTCTACGTGACTATCCTCGACTTCATGCTCCTCGGCGGACGCATCAACCCCGACCGCCTCGACGGGCAGGCCGGCGAGTACGACACCCCGTACCACCCGTCGAGTCCCGACAACGAGTAACAAATCCCGCGTTATCGTTCACTCTATTCCGCGGGCGTGACAGCCCGTTTGTCCACTTTCGATGGTGGGACGGTGAGTCAGTTTAACAATATTAAGTCCTTCATTATCTTTCCTTGTTAATCCATAGCAAAGTCTTTAATCGGACCCTCCCCAACTTTTCAGGTAGCGCCCCAGCGGGGCCGTGAGCTCAACATATGACTGACCACGAACTTATCTGGCGGATCGCAGGGGGTTCCGGTGACGGTATCGCCTCGACGAGCCAGAACTTCGCCAAAGCCCTGATGCGAGCGGGGCTACACGTTTTCACGCATCGACACTATCCATCGCGCATCCGCGGTGGCCACACGTACACGGAAGTGCGCGTCAGCGCAGACCCCGTCAAGTCTCGCGGCGACGGGTACAACTTCCTCCTCGCCCTCGGTGACTCCTTCGCCCGGAACCCGAGCGAGGGTGCCTACTACGGCAACGAGGAGATCAAGCCGCTCTCGGAGAACCTCGACGAACTCAACGAAGGCGGCGTCATCGTCTACGACTCCGGTCTGCTCGACGCCTCCGAAATCGAGGACTTCGACGAGCGCGTCGAGGAGAACGACTGGCACGTCTACGACATCGACCTGCGCACCATCGCCCGCGAACACGGTCGCGAGGTCATGCGCAACACCGCCGGTGTCGCCGTCACGTGCGCCATCGCCGGCATCGAACCCGACGTCATCAAGAGCCTGATGTCGGACGCGATGCCCGACAAGATTCTCGAACCGAACCTGACCGTCTTCGACGACGCCTACGAGATGGTCCAGGAGGAGTACGACGTCGAGGCTCCCGACGTGTCCGCGCCGACCGGCGAACACGACGAAGAGCAGGTGCTTCTCTCCGGCTCCGACGCCATCGCGTACGGTGCCATCGACGAAGGCTGCCGCTTCATCGCGGGCTACCCGATGACCCCGTGGACGGAAGTCTTCACCATCATGACCCAGAACCTCCCCGAACTCGGCGGCATCTCCGAGCAGGTGGAGGACGAAATCGCCGCGGCCGCGCTGGCAATCGGTGCCTCCCACGCGGGCGTCAAGGCGATGTCCGGCTCTTCCGGTGGCGGCTTTTCGCTCATGTCCGAGCCGCTCGGTCTCGCAGAGATTACCGAGACGCCGCTCGTTCTCGTCGAGGCAATGCGCGCCGGTCCCTCGACGGGTATGCCGACGAAGCCCGAGCAGTCCGACCTCGAGCACGTCCTGTACACCTCGCAGGGCGACTCTCACCGCATCGTCTTCGCGCCCGGCACCGCCGCCGAGGCGTACTACCAGACGCGCAAGGCGTTCCAGATCGCCTACGAGTACCAGATTCCGTCCATCGTCCTCTACGACCAGAAGCTCGGCGGCGAGCTTTCGAACGTCCCGGCGTCGGTCTTCGACGAGGAGCCGAACGCCGACCTCGGCTCGGTCCTGACGGAAGCGGAACTCGAAGACGCGCCGCACGACGACTCCGGCAAGTACCAGCGCTTCCAGCACGACACCGAAAACGGCGTCTCGCCGCGTTCGCTGCCGGGCCAGAAGGGCGGTCGCTACCTCGCAACGGGTAACGAGCACATGCCCGCGGGGCACATCTCGGAGTCCCCCGAGAACCGCGTCGCGCAGATGAACCGCCGCATGCAGAAGGTCGACAACATCCGCGCCGAACTCGACGCCGACGGCGAGTTCAACACGATCCACGGCGACGAGGACGCCGACCTCGGCCTCATCACCTTCGGCAGCCAGCAGGGCACCGTCGAAGAGGCCGCCGACGTTCTCAACGAGAAGGGCCACTCGGTCAAGGTCCTCGGCGTCTCCGAGATGATGCCGTTCCCGAAACAGCAGGTCGCGGACTTCCTCGACAGCGTCGACGAGGCGCTCGTCGTCGAGATGACCGCCTCCGCCCAGTTCCGCGGACTCATCTCCAAGGAACTCGGCGGCTACGGCGACCAGATGTCGAGCCTCCTCAAGTACAACGGCAACCCGTTCGAGCCCGCCGACATCGTCGAGGGCTTCGAGACGGCGCTCCTCGAAGGCGAGGAGCTCCCAGACAACCGCACGAAGTTCGTCCCCAAGGTGGGTGAATAAATCATGAGTGCATTCAGCGCAATCGGTGAAGAAACGGAGCAGGACCAAAACGAGTTCACCCCCGGACTCGAACCCCAGCCGACGTGGTGTCCGGGCTGTGGTGACTTCGGTGTCCTCAAGGCGCTCAAAGGCGCGGCGGCCGAACTCGGCCTCTCGCCCGACGAGATGATGGTGACGACCGGTATCGGCTGTTCCGGCAAGCTCAACAGCTACTTCAACAGCTACGGCTTCCACACCATCCACGGCCGCTCGCTGCCCATCGCCCGCGCCGCGAAGCTGGCGAACCCCGGTCTGACCGTGGTCGCCGCCGGCGGCGACGGTGACGGCTACGGCATCGGTGGCAACCACTTCATGCACACCGCTCGTGAGAACCACGACATCACCTACATCGTGTTCAACAACGAGATCTTCGGCCTCACGAAGGGCCAGACCTCGCCCACGTCGCCGATGGGTCACAAGTCGAAGACCCAGCCCCACGGCTCGGCCAAGACGCCGCTCCGCCCGCTCTCGATGTCCCTGAACGCCGGGGCGTCGTACGTCGCGCGGACGGCCGCTGTCAACCCGAACCAGGCGAAGGACATCATCGTGGAAGCCATCCAGCACGACGGCTTCTCCCACGTTGACTTCCTCACGCAGTGTCCGACGTGGAACAAGGACGCCCGTCAGTACGTCCCGTACATCGACATCAACGACTCCGACGACTACGAGTTCGACAACACGAACCGCTCGGAGGCCTCTGAGATGATGTTCGAGACGGAGAACGCCCTCCACGAGGGCACCGTCCTCACCGGCCGGTACTACGTCGACGAAGACCGCCCGTCCTACCAGCAGGAGAAACAGCGCATCGGCGAGATGCCCGAAGAGCCGCTCGCGGAGCGCTACTTCGACGACTCCTACGAGTGGGAGCGGACGTTCGACAACTTCCTCGACAAGCACAAGTAACGCCGACGACGCCGTAGTCGGCGCTCGGTTTTCGACCGGCGGCCGCGCCGGTTCGATGTGACCGAGAACCCTTTTCGGATTCGCAAGATATTTTTCTCCCGTGGGAAAACCAACGGGCATGGAAACCACGTCCACGGAAGGACGCATCCTCGCGGTCTTGGAGGAAGACGCGAAGGCGTCGTACGCCCAGATCGCAGACAGGGCGGACGTGTCGAAGCCGACAGTTCGGAAGTACATCCGAAAACTCGAAGACGACGGCGTCATCATCGGTTACTCGGCCGACATCGACCCGAAGAAACTCGCCGGGCAGTCTATCGCCATGGTCGGCATCGACGCGACCAGCGAGCGCTACGTCGAGGTCACGCGCATCCTCAAGGAACTCGACTCGGTGGAGGCGCTGTACACGTCCTCCGGCGACCACATGCTGATGGCCGAGGTCCGCGCCGTCGACGGCGACTCCCTCGGCGACGTTATCTCCGACGAGATTCTGTCTATCGACGGCGTCACGGCCGCACACCCCTCGTTCCTGCAAGAGCGACTGAAGTGACGCGACCGACGACGGCCGACGACGACCGATAGCGACCGACCGCGACCGGCCCGCCGCGTCCTTCCTTCCTTCCTTCCTCGCTTTACTTTCGCCGCGCTATCTGAAGCTTCAGGTGCGTCGCGCCCGTCACCTCGACTATGGCGGAGGAGACGCTGCCGGGCACGACCGCCGACGACGGCCCCGACAGCATCGTCCTTCACGTCGACATGGACTGTTTTTACGCCGCCTGCGAGCGCCTGCACGAGCCCGAACTCGAAGGCGAGCCGGTGGTCGTCGGCATGGGCTACGAACCCGGCGAGGGCCACGGCGCGGTCGCCACGGCGAGCTACGAGGCCCGCGAGTTCGGCGTCGAGAGCGCCCAGCCGATTTCGACCGCGCTCGAACGCCTCCCGCGAATCGACGACCTCGGCCCCGACGACGACCCCACGGCCGCGGGCCACTACCGCACCGTCGACCTCGAGTTCTACAAGGAGGTCGCCGCCGACGTGAAGGCGATTCTCCACGACTGCGCCGACGTGGTCCGCGAGGTGAGCATCGACGAGGCCTACCTCGACGTGACCGACCGGACTGGGTGGGACCTCGCGGCCTCCGGCGACCGGACGCTGGCGGAGGGCTTTGCCCGCTACGTGAAACAGCGCATCGCCCGCGAGGTCGGCGTCGCGGCCTCCATCGGCGTCGCGCCGAACATGTCGACCGCGAAAATCGCCTCCGACTTCGACAAGCCCGACGGGCTGGTCGTCGTCCGCCCCGGTGAGGTGCGGTCGTTCCTCGCACCCATCCCGGTTGAGGAGGTCCACGGTGTCGGCCCCGTGACGGCCCGAAAGCTCGGCTCGCTCGGCATCGACACGGCGGGCGACCTCGCCGAGGCCGACGCCTCGGTCCTCGAAGCCGAGTTCGGCTCGCGCGGCCGCGAACTCCACGAGCGGGCGCGGGGCTACGACGACCGGACGGTCACGCCGACGGGCCGGCCCAAGAGCCTCTCGCGGGAGTCGGCGTTCACCGAGCCGACGGCCGACATCGAGGACAAGCGGGAGGTCGTCCGCGCCCTCGCGGCCGACGTGGCCGACCGGGCGAACTCCCGCGGGGCGATGTACCGGACCATCGGCATCAAGGTGGTCGTCCCGCCGTTCGACATCAACACGCGGGCGACATCGCTTTCTGGCCCCGTCGACGACCCGGAACTCGTCGAGTCGGTCGCACTCGACTTACTCGACGCCGAGTTCGAAGAGACGACCGTCCGAAAGCTCGGCGTCCGCGTCTCGAAGCTCTCCTTCGCGGACGCCGACCAGTCGAGCCTCGACGGCTGGGAGTCCACCGGGTCCGGCGGCGACGACAACCCCGATGACCGCATCGGCGACGACGGCATCTCAGACGACCGCATCGGCGACGATGACGACGCCGGCGACGACGGTGACGACGAGCCACCGAACGCAGGGGGCGGAGCCCGCTCACACGAGGGCCAGTCGTCGCTCGTCGAGTTCGACTGAGTCTTTCGATACGACGGGGCGAGGGGGAGGAACTATGGCGTCCGAGGGAGTCCACCAAACCGGATGACGGATTCGGACACGGAAACCATCTCGGTCGCCGAGATCAGCGACGGTCCAGGGGGAGAGGGAATCGAAGAACCGGGGACGACGGTCGACCTACCGGTGGTCGATATCCTCACCGGCCGGGGGTTCGTCACGGGCAAGTCCGGGTCGGGCAAGTCGAACACGGCGTCGGTCATCATCGAGAACCTGCTGTCGGCGAACTTCCCGGTGCTCATCGTCGACACGGACGGCGAGTACTACGGCCTCAAACAGGAGTTCGAACTGCTCCACGCCGGGGCCGACGACGAGTGCGACATTCAGGTGAGCCCCGAGCACGCGGAACGTCTCGCCACGCTCGCGCTCGAACAGAACGTCCCTATCATCCTCGACGTGTCCGGCTACCTCGACGACGCGGCCTCCGACGAACTGGTGACGGAGGTCGCAAAACACCTCTTTGCGAAGGAAAAGAAGCTCAAGAAGCCGTTTTTGATGCTCATCGAGGAGTGCCACGAGTACATCCCCGAGAAGGGCGGGATGGACGAGGCGGGCAAGATGCTCATCAAAATCGGAAAGCGCGGCCGCAAACACGGCCTCGGCGTCGTCGGCATCTCCCAGCGCCCCGCCGACGTAAAAAAGGACTTCATCACCCAGTGCGACTGGCTCGTCTGGCACCGCCTTACGTGGCGCAACGACACCAAGGTCGTCGGGCGAATCCTCGGCTCGGAGTACGCCGACGCCATCGAGGACATGGGCAACGGCGAGGGTTTCCTCGTCACCGATTGGTCCGAGTCAATTCGGCGCGTACAGTTCCACAAGAAACAGACGTTCGACGCGGGCGCGACGCCCGGTCTCGACGACTTCGAGCGTCCGGACCTGAAGTCCGTCGACGGCGACCTCGTCTCGGACCTCAAGGAGATTTCCGACGAGAAGGCCAGACAGGAGAGCCGCATCGCCGACCTCAGACAGGAGATAGACAAGAAGGACGCGCGGATTCGACAGCTCGAACGCGAGTTAGAGGAGGCACGCGACCTCTCTCGGATGGCCGACCAGTTCGCGCAGGCGATGTTCCAGAAGGCGGAAGCGCCCTACCGCGGCGGCGACGGCCGTAATCTCAACCGACCCACGGAAAAGCAGGCCGCGCTCGGCGAGTACAACGAGGCCACCGACGGCGACGTGGCGGACGCGGCGGCCGACGCCGCCGCAGATGCCGGCGATACGACCGATAACGCCGGCGACACACCGCCTCGGCGACCGCTCGAAGCGCCGTCGGGCCCGCCGTGGCCGACGCACGGACTGCTCTCCGAGGGCGACGAGGCGGAGGCCAACGGCGCGGGCGGCGCGGGCGGCGCGGGCGCTGCGGCCCCACCGGCCGACGACGAGTCGTGGATGGCGGCCGCCGAGATGGGCGACTTCGAGCCGGCGGAACTCCATCCCGCGCCGGGTGCCGAGAGCCGTCGCGACGTGGTCGACCGCATGACGGCCATCGTGAACGCGCTAGGAGACGTGCACCACGGAATGCTCGCGCACTACCGGGAGCGCGGCATCTCCGACCCGCTCGCCGCCCACGTCGCCGCGGGCGAGACAGGCGACCAGCATCTCGCCTACGGGCGGAACCGGTCGCTCCGCCGGGCGGGCTTCATCCGTCACGCCGGCCGCGGGAAGTACGAGTACGCGCTGCCGGACCTCGTGAGCGACGAGTACGCGGACCTCTTGGGCGACGACGAACTCCGGGAGACGGTCGCGGCTATCGAGGCGTCGTTCGTCGAAGAAGAAGCCGACGGCGAGTAGACGCGAGACGCGGGCCGTCGGCCGGAGTCAGAGCGGTTTTTTTCGACGCGCTTACAGTCCGGAGACGAGGTCTTCGAGCGCCGCGCGCGGGTCGTCGGCTTTGGCGACGCCGGAGGCGAGCAGGATGCCGGACGCGCCGAGTTCCTCGGCGGTCACCACGTCGTCGCCGGTCGAGATGCCCGCGCCGCAGTAGACATCAACGTCGTCGTCGACGTTGGCCGCGGCGTCGACGGCGTCGGTGACGATGCCGGGGTCGGCCGTCGCGACGGAGACGTCGCCGCCGATGAGTTCCGGCGGCTCGACGGCGACCGAGTCGGGGCCGAGCGCGGAGACCGCGCCGATTTGGGCGGGGTTGTTGGCGCAGACGCAGGTTTCGAGGTCCGCTCGCTCGGCGGCCTGTACGGAGCCGTCGATGTCGGCGAGCTTCAGGCGCTTTTCGGAGTGGTTGATGAGCGTGCCGACCGCGCCGGCCTCGGCGACGGCCTCGGCGAGGGTGCTGCCGGTGTGGCTGCCGTGACCGTTCGGGTCGACGTGCTGGGCCCACGTCTCGACGCCGGTGTCGGCGACGCGGGAGATGTCGGCCGCCTGCGGGGAGACGGCGATGCGGACGCCGGACTCCTCGGCCACGTCGCGCGCGGCGGTGGCGACTTCGATCGGGTCACACGGGTACGCCTTGAGATTGACTAGGATGAACACAGTCGAAGTCGGGTCCGGCGAGACTAATAAATTGGTTTTCGGGGCCGCGATTGCCACGAGACGGCGTCTCGCGGGCGGAAAATCGTGATAAACGGAACGGAGGATTCGGTCGCGCGGTCCCCGCGACGGGTCGTCGGCATCGGCGTCGGAATCGGCGTCGTCGGTCGCGGGGGACGGGCCGCGTCAGTCCTTACGCTTGACCACGTCGCCGAGGGTGGTCGTCGTGGAGCCGCCACCGGACCACTCGGAGTCGTCGTCGCTCTCGCCTTCGACCAGCGAGATGTCGAGCTTGCGCTCGATTTTCTTCCGGACCGAGTCCGGCGGCATGATGTCGCCGCGTTCGAGCTTGCGGATGAGGCTCGCCTTCTCGTTGAGCGACTGGGCGAGCTCTTCTTGGCTCATTCCGCGGGACTCCCGCGCCTGCCGGATGCGGTCGTCGTAGTCGGTCGCGATTTCGTCCATGTCGTCGAACATGTCGCGGCGGCGCCGCTTCGACGACGAGGAAGAAGACGACCCCGAGGAGCGAGAGGAGTTCGAGCCCGACGAGGAGGACGTGGAGTACTTCGTGCTCGCGCTGGAAGTCGACTCGGTGCGGACCTCCGTGCCGAACTCGGCGCAGTCGTCACACAGCTGCAGTTCTGCGCCTTCGACCTTCACAGTCTTCAGAGAGGCTTGGTCGGAGCCGCACATCTCGCACTGAGGCATACACTCACGTACCCGCCCGCCGCGTATAAAAGGCACGCCACCGGCCACCGAATCGCTCGGGGCAGGGTCGTGATGGAACCGGGCCCGGAACGCGGCCCCTCCGCCTTACTGGCGTCCGAGACGCTGCCGAACCTGCTGTCGGAGCGGGTCCGTGACGACCCGGTGTCCCCGTCGGTAAACGACGAGGTACGAGACGGGGAGCGCCGCGGCGAACGCGACGATAAGCCCGAGCCCCTGCGTGAACGGGTCGGGCGGGAGCGTGAACGCGCCGGCGACGTACGAGGTGACACCGGCGAGCATCACGGCGAGTGCGGCACGCTCGGTCCTCGACGGCGGTCGGCGTCTCGACGTTCCGCTGACGAACAACAGCAGGTACGCGACCAGTCCGACCGGAACGAAGGCGACGAGCGCCCCGAGGAGGTTCGGGAACCCGTGACCGCGGGCGGCGGCGTTCTGCGACACCCAAAGCGACGTGGCGACGAGGACGACGACCGGAACGAAAAACAGCGTCGCCTCTGCCGGCGACGGAACAATGGAGGGCACTAATCGCTGTTCTTCGTGTCAGACTAAATTACTTTTGGGGACGAACCGGTCGCTACCGACTCCCGTCCGCCAGCGGAAGCGTCAGTTGGACGGTGCTCCACCCGTCGCGTCGGTCGTAGTCGACCCGCCCGCCCGCGGATTCGACCACCCACTTGACGACCCACAGCCCCAGCCCGGAGCCGTGGCTGAGTTGCGTGATGTCCTCGTCGCCGAAGACGGCCGCCCACTCGATTTCGGGGATGCCGTCGCCGTCGTCGCTGACGCGGAGTGTCGCGTCGTTCTCGCACCGCTTCGCCTCGATGCGGACCGTCACGTCCTCGGGCGTGTGTTCGAGCGCGTTCTCCACGACGTTGGCGAGCGCCTGCGCGAGTTTCGGCCCGACTGAGACCGGAAGCGACGGCGGGAGGTCGAGGTCGAACGTCGCCGCGGGGAATCGGGTGCGCCGCGGCTCGACGACGGCGCGGACCGTCTCGGTCGCATCGACCACCTCGTCGGGCCGCTGGTCGTCGAGGACGGCGGCCGCGGTTCGGGCCTTCTCGCTGACCCGCAGGAGTTTCTCGGTGTGCACGGCGATGCGCCCGGCCGCGTGGTCGACGCTCGGGTCGGCCGTCGCCTCGCGTATCTCCTCGGCCATGCCGAGGACGACGTTCATCTCGTTTCGGAGGTTGTGTCTGAGGACGCGCTGAAGCACCTGTAAGTGCTCTCTGGCCCGGCGCTGACCGGTGATGTCTGAGTAGATGGAAAAACCGTACTGCCTCCCGTCGCCGCGGCTGTAGGGGATACCGCGGTAGAGGAACTCCCGTCTCCCCCACGCGGTCTGGCGGGTGACGATAGCGTGATTGGCCTTGCCGTCGGCGGTCCGCTGGTCGAAGTCGACCGCCTCGTCGTCGGCGTTCGGCGGGACGATGAAGTCGTTGAGCGACTCGCCGCGCACCTCGGCCGCGTCGTAGCCGAAGACGGCCTCGAACCCCGGATTGACCGACCGGATAATCGGTTCGACGCCGACGATTTCGAACTCGATGACCGCGTCGTCGACGAGGTCGAACAGGTGGTCGAAACGGTCCCGCTCGGTGTGCAGTCGCGCGGCCGCCGGCTCCGACGGTTCGCGGCAGACCCCCCCGGCGACCCGTCCCGCGCCGGTGTCGTCGCTGTCGGTGTCGTCGTCGCGTCCGGGATACGGGGTGAACTCGACGAGAACGTCGTCGCCTCCCATCGCCGCCCTGCCATCGACGCCCGAGAGCCGACAGCGACACTGATGGCTCTCCCACACGTCCACCGCTCGCGTGGCGTCGAGCGCGGCGCGGACGTCCGGCCAGTCCTCGGCGACGACGAAGTCAGAGAGCGGACGCCCACGGAGCGTCGCGGCGTCCGCGCCGAGGTGCGCCGCGAACCCGTCGCTCGCGCGTGCCACGGCCCCCGCCGCGTCGAGGACGAACATCACTCGACGAGCGTCGCGTACGGCGGTCGGTCCCGGGTTCGGAGTCGGCGGGTCGCCTCGGAGA contains the following coding sequences:
- a CDS encoding ATP-binding protein, with the protein product MFVLDAAGAVARASDGFAAHLGADAATLRGRPLSDFVVAEDWPDVRAALDATRAVDVWESHQCRCRLSGVDGRAAMGGDDVLVEFTPYPGRDDDTDSDDTGAGRVAGGVCREPSEPAAARLHTERDRFDHLFDLVDDAVIEFEIVGVEPIIRSVNPGFEAVFGYDAAEVRGESLNDFIVPPNADDEAVDFDQRTADGKANHAIVTRQTAWGRREFLYRGIPYSRGDGRQYGFSIYSDITGQRRAREHLQVLQRVLRHNLRNEMNVVLGMAEEIREATADPSVDHAAGRIAVHTEKLLRVSEKARTAAAVLDDQRPDEVVDATETVRAVVEPRRTRFPAATFDLDLPPSLPVSVGPKLAQALANVVENALEHTPEDVTVRIEAKRCENDATLRVSDDGDGIPEIEWAAVFGDEDITQLSHGSGLGLWVVKWVVESAGGRVDYDRRDGWSTVQLTLPLADGSR
- a CDS encoding ATP-binding protein; the encoded protein is MTDSDTETISVAEISDGPGGEGIEEPGTTVDLPVVDILTGRGFVTGKSGSGKSNTASVIIENLLSANFPVLIVDTDGEYYGLKQEFELLHAGADDECDIQVSPEHAERLATLALEQNVPIILDVSGYLDDAASDELVTEVAKHLFAKEKKLKKPFLMLIEECHEYIPEKGGMDEAGKMLIKIGKRGRKHGLGVVGISQRPADVKKDFITQCDWLVWHRLTWRNDTKVVGRILGSEYADAIEDMGNGEGFLVTDWSESIRRVQFHKKQTFDAGATPGLDDFERPDLKSVDGDLVSDLKEISDEKARQESRIADLRQEIDKKDARIRQLERELEEARDLSRMADQFAQAMFQKAEAPYRGGDGRNLNRPTEKQAALGEYNEATDGDVADAAADAAADAGDTTDNAGDTPPRRPLEAPSGPPWPTHGLLSEGDEAEANGAGGAGGAGAAAPPADDESWMAAAEMGDFEPAELHPAPGAESRRDVVDRMTAIVNALGDVHHGMLAHYRERGISDPLAAHVAAGETGDQHLAYGRNRSLRRAGFIRHAGRGKYEYALPDLVSDEYADLLGDDELRETVAAIEASFVEEEADGE
- a CDS encoding multiprotein bridging factor aMBF1 produces the protein MPQCEMCGSDQASLKTVKVEGAELQLCDDCAEFGTEVRTESTSSASTKYSTSSSSGSNSSRSSGSSSSSSSKRRRRDMFDDMDEIATDYDDRIRQARESRGMSQEELAQSLNEKASLIRKLERGDIMPPDSVRKKIERKLDISLVEGESDDDSEWSGGGSTTTTLGDVVKRKD
- the dinB gene encoding DNA polymerase IV; this translates as MAEETLPGTTADDGPDSIVLHVDMDCFYAACERLHEPELEGEPVVVGMGYEPGEGHGAVATASYEAREFGVESAQPISTALERLPRIDDLGPDDDPTAAGHYRTVDLEFYKEVAADVKAILHDCADVVREVSIDEAYLDVTDRTGWDLAASGDRTLAEGFARYVKQRIAREVGVAASIGVAPNMSTAKIASDFDKPDGLVVVRPGEVRSFLAPIPVEEVHGVGPVTARKLGSLGIDTAGDLAEADASVLEAEFGSRGRELHERARGYDDRTVTPTGRPKSLSRESAFTEPTADIEDKREVVRALAADVADRANSRGAMYRTIGIKVVVPPFDINTRATSLSGPVDDPELVESVALDLLDAEFEETTVRKLGVRVSKLSFADADQSSLDGWESTGSGGDDNPDDRIGDDGISDDRIGDDDDAGDDGDDEPPNAGGGARSHEGQSSLVEFD
- the tpiA gene encoding triose-phosphate isomerase, with product MFILVNLKAYPCDPIEVATAARDVAEESGVRIAVSPQAADISRVADTGVETWAQHVDPNGHGSHTGSTLAEAVAEAGAVGTLINHSEKRLKLADIDGSVQAAERADLETCVCANNPAQIGAVSALGPDSVAVEPPELIGGDVSVATADPGIVTDAVDAAANVDDDVDVYCGAGISTGDDVVTAEELGASGILLASGVAKADDPRAALEDLVSGL